DNA from Manduca sexta isolate Smith_Timp_Sample1 chromosome 6, JHU_Msex_v1.0, whole genome shotgun sequence:
TGTATAGTATCCGAGTAAGACGACTGGTATTGTGGTTGGGGTGCCGGTGCGGGTTGATATTGTGGTTGAGGTGTTGGCGGTGGCTGGTATTGTGGTTGCGGTGTTGGTGACGGTTGGTATGTTGGCTGTGGTGCAGGTGTAGTGTGATATGTTGGCTGCGGTCCCGGTGAAGGCTGGTATATCTGTGGTGTTGGTGACGGTTGGTACGTTTGTTGTGGTGCGTATGTCGGTTGAGGTTTGTAAGTCGGCTGTGCTTGGGGCTTTGGTTGCGGTTGCGACCAGGAAGGTGTTGGAGCAACAGGAGGAGTAGGAGTAACGTTGCTGTATGTAGTGTCTCTCTGCTGATAccattgttgtttatttattgtgctCGGCTTCACATTACTAATAGTCAAAATTTCCGACTGCGGCTCCTGCGACCATTGCCTTTGTTGTTCATAAGTTTGATTGTGGTAAATTTCAGAAGGCATTtgccgttccacactcaacctCTCTAATAATAGACTGTGCCGTCTTTCCGTCGTTGGTTCTGATGGATACACGGGCTGATAAGGTCTAGATAGCATTGGCGATGCCAAAACCCTGTCTCTGTTTGGTGCGAAGTAAGTTTTAACATCAGGAACACTTGGTGGTATACCCTCAAAAGTATTGTCTAACGTATTTATAGTCCTATTTACCGTGACAATATTTTCTACTTTATTGTATTCTGTTTGTGTACTTAGTACGCCTGGTGGTTGAGGGGAAGTTCGGGTGATGATTTCTGTTTTTTCTGTATGAGTCTTGGTAATGACACCAGGAGGACCAATGGGcttaatttcaatgtcttccACTTTGTCCAGAGGTATGGATGGCTCTCGCAGTGGTACTTTAGATTCTGCCTGTGGCTCAGCGTCAGAGCGTTCTATTATAATTACCTTTTCTTGTTCTTTGACTTCCTTTTGTTCAGCTATATGTTCCTTCACTGTTTCTTCTGATCTAATAGATTCTGTTACATCGGAAGGTTTCTCTGCTTCATCCTCTATTGGTGTTTGTGGTTCTTCTTTAGGCGATTTGTCCTCTAGTTTTTCTTCAAGTTTTTCCACATTTTCATTTACTTTCACATCTTTTTGTGCCTCAACCTCTTCAGCTTCTTCATATTCTTCCTCTTCTTCTACTTCCTCGTCTTCTTCTGGTTGTGACGCTTTAACTGCTTCCTTTTTCACAGGCTCCTCTTCTTCTACCTCTTCCTCTTTCTCCTCTTCATGTTCTTCTACTTCTTGTTTTTTAACTTCTAATTCCTCTTTGGCTTCTTTCTTTACTTCTTGTTCTTCTACAACTTGCtcctcttcttcttcttcttcgtcCGATTGTGGTGGAGGAGTTTCAAGCTTTTCAGTTTTCTTTTTGACGACTACTGTAACCGGTTCAGGTTCTTgaacttcttcttcttcttcttcttcaactTGCTCTTCTTCTACTTCTTCAGCGGGCTCATCGGACTGTACAACCACTACTCTTTTCGTAGTAGTTGTTGTTGACTCGGACCTTTCCTCAGTCTTAATAATTGGATCATCTTGTccattttctttaatttctttcttttcGACTTTTTCAATTTCTGGTTCTTCAACAACTTCTTCCTCTTTTTCATCATGGACTTCTTCTACAACGACCTCCCCATTTCCTTGTTCCTCTTCCTCTTCTTCTTCTACTTCCTCTACCTCCTCTTCATCATCTTTTGGTATTATAGTAGTTTCagtctttgttttaatttccgTCCTACCGTCAATAgttgtttttgttgttgtagTTTTAACTTCTTCCACAGAGCCGTCAGGAAGAACTTTTTTGACTACTTCGACTTTGGTTTCAGTTTTGCCACTTGATTTTTTCGTAGGTAACTTAACCGTAAGCTCTGCTTCTATGTTAGCATCACCATTTTGTTCTCCATTTTGCTCGCTAGatttttgttcctttttcacTGTCTTCTTTACAACTTTCACTTCTCtctgaaaattaaattcattacat
Protein-coding regions in this window:
- the LOC115442184 gene encoding probable serine/threonine-protein kinase kinX isoform X2 yields the protein MATEAESARTEVKREVKVVKKTVKKEQKSSEQNGEQNGDANIEAELTVKLPTKKSSGKTETKVEVVKKVLPDGSVEEVKTTTTKTTIDGRTEIKTKTETTIIPKDDEEEVEEVEEEEEEEQGNGEVVVEEVHDEKEEEVVEEPEIEKVEKKEIKENGQDDPIIKTEERSESTTTTTKRVVVVQSDEPAEEVEEEQVEEEEEEEVQEPEPVTVVVKKKTEKLETPPPQSDEEEEEEEQVVEEQEVKKEAKEELEVKKQEVEEHEEEKEEEVEEEEPVKKEAVKASQPEEDEEVEEEEEYEEAEEVEAQKDVKVNENVEKLEEKLEDKSPKEEPQTPIEDEAEKPSDVTESIRSEETVKEHIAEQKEVKEQEKVIIIERSDAEPQAESKVPLREPSIPLDKVEDIEIKPIGPPGVITKTHTEKTEIITRTSPQPPGVLSTQTEYNKVENIVTVNRTINTLDNTFEGIPPSVPDVKTYFAPNRDRVLASPMLSRPYQPVYPSEPTTERRHSLLLERLSVERQMPSEIYHNQTYEQQRQWSQEPQSEILTISNVKPSTINKQQWYQQRDTTYSNVTPTPPVAPTPSWSQPQPKPQAQPTYKPQPTYAPQQTYQPSPTPQIYQPSPGPQPTYHTTPAPQPTYQPSPTPQPQYQPPPTPQPQYQPAPAPQPQYQSSYSDTIQNNSSSNYSSYTPKPTIWPPPKFEQASTPTPQPAHYTSESYQKSTQQYSSSYVPPPWEQDSSYVPDNSSQNYYQPPPANTFAPAPAPAQSWKPPASKGKFSKPTPTSYIPPAPNQSFVKPVSSADIPRGLPGRKTYYSEYERRYISVPEANYVPPETKYQPQPDPSPQYYYDNNEPSETVEHQWRKELREFTEKTSQTQTQTEQTSVRPPWEVDPKYAKTPESTFTQAPTPTWSQTLRPRSWRERSFESEFVGSQEWPKTSTLGRGRPLSTYSKNESAFERTRGVSVDRYNPNNYQSPSSLEHPPVQTHTLNPNPAPHTGYHNPNVPAYHARVSAEPREQVSYKQPRAVVREPRASPFQSRSFKYLQWITGTDD
- the LOC115442184 gene encoding titin isoform X1 encodes the protein MNPPSALHGAMSRDRKPFTYTPGGLDLSEIKSERMAKRLMRNAMNQGVPDTPVHHVQQQAPTSPVIVPNFNCLPVQVFPSFNLPANPKSLLRTRSIPSQSQEPPAPRLVQPSQFVNKTEPPVGEYDTYSRPMQQYTQINKNRPASMYEYSSTPNNPYYALPNYNIEYSSPTLPEISYDAQYFSTSVPKVTTVEKFETDTIVPTPEVPTLDDIKDDSPDTVIEVTRKSPLDIITDYNMTSNSPLEINTDNVQKPIEKPADDEREVKVVKKTVKKEQKSSEQNGEQNGDANIEAELTVKLPTKKSSGKTETKVEVVKKVLPDGSVEEVKTTTTKTTIDGRTEIKTKTETTIIPKDDEEEVEEVEEEEEEEQGNGEVVVEEVHDEKEEEVVEEPEIEKVEKKEIKENGQDDPIIKTEERSESTTTTTKRVVVVQSDEPAEEVEEEQVEEEEEEEVQEPEPVTVVVKKKTEKLETPPPQSDEEEEEEEQVVEEQEVKKEAKEELEVKKQEVEEHEEEKEEEVEEEEPVKKEAVKASQPEEDEEVEEEEEYEEAEEVEAQKDVKVNENVEKLEEKLEDKSPKEEPQTPIEDEAEKPSDVTESIRSEETVKEHIAEQKEVKEQEKVIIIERSDAEPQAESKVPLREPSIPLDKVEDIEIKPIGPPGVITKTHTEKTEIITRTSPQPPGVLSTQTEYNKVENIVTVNRTINTLDNTFEGIPPSVPDVKTYFAPNRDRVLASPMLSRPYQPVYPSEPTTERRHSLLLERLSVERQMPSEIYHNQTYEQQRQWSQEPQSEILTISNVKPSTINKQQWYQQRDTTYSNVTPTPPVAPTPSWSQPQPKPQAQPTYKPQPTYAPQQTYQPSPTPQIYQPSPGPQPTYHTTPAPQPTYQPSPTPQPQYQPPPTPQPQYQPAPAPQPQYQSSYSDTIQNNSSSNYSSYTPKPTIWPPPKFEQASTPTPQPAHYTSESYQKSTQQYSSSYVPPPWEQDSSYVPDNSSQNYYQPPPANTFAPAPAPAQSWKPPASKGKFSKPTPTSYIPPAPNQSFVKPVSSADIPRGLPGRKTYYSEYERRYISVPEANYVPPETKYQPQPDPSPQYYYDNNEPSETVEHQWRKELREFTEKTSQTQTQTEQTSVRPPWEVDPKYAKTPESTFTQAPTPTWSQTLRPRSWRERSFESEFVGSQEWPKTSTLGRGRPLSTYSKNESAFERTRGVSVDRYNPNNYQSPSSLEHPPVQTHTLNPNPAPHTGYHNPNVPAYHARVSAEPREQVSYKQPRAVVREPRASPFQSRSFKYLQWITGTDD